One window of Desulfarculus baarsii DSM 2075 genomic DNA carries:
- a CDS encoding tRNA1(Val) (adenine(37)-N6)-methyltransferase yields MGENGGRPGAGEITRDALGRHVFYQPKSGYRFSIDSVLLAAFATPTAGPVADLCAGCGVVGLLLAARGLAGPFLAVEIDPLAAHCCQLNQAHAGLDGQTIRADLSQDHPALQPGGYKLVVCNPPFSQAGRGRASPDPARAKARTELALQPHDLWRQAARLLKRGDRLAFCWPASRLPQALAELGQHRLTPKRLRLIHGRLDAPAKTALIEAVKDGGQQLSVHPPLIVHGPGQEYTPEVSAIYGDLGLF; encoded by the coding sequence ATGGGCGAAAACGGCGGCCGGCCCGGCGCGGGCGAGATCACCCGCGACGCGCTGGGCCGCCACGTCTTTTACCAGCCCAAGTCCGGCTATCGCTTTTCCATCGACAGCGTCCTGCTGGCCGCCTTCGCCACGCCCACGGCCGGGCCGGTGGCCGACCTCTGCGCCGGCTGCGGGGTGGTGGGCCTACTGCTGGCCGCCCGTGGCCTGGCCGGGCCGTTTCTGGCCGTGGAGATCGACCCCCTGGCCGCCCACTGCTGCCAGCTCAACCAGGCCCACGCCGGCCTGGACGGACAAACCATCCGGGCCGACCTGAGCCAAGACCATCCCGCCCTGCAACCCGGCGGCTACAAGCTGGTGGTCTGCAATCCGCCCTTCAGCCAGGCCGGACGGGGCCGCGCCTCGCCCGATCCCGCCAGGGCCAAGGCCCGAACCGAGCTGGCCCTGCAACCCCATGACCTCTGGCGGCAGGCCGCGCGCCTGCTCAAACGCGGCGATCGCCTGGCCTTCTGCTGGCCGGCCAGCCGCCTGCCCCAGGCCCTGGCCGAGCTGGGCCAACACCGCCTGACGCCCAAACGTCTGCGCCTGATCCACGGCCGCCTGGACGCCCCGGCCAAAACGGCGCTGATCGAGGCGGTCAAGGACGGCGGCCAGCAACTGAGCGTCCACCCGCCGCTGATCGTCCACGGCCCAGGCCAAGAGTATACGCCCGAGGTTTCGGCTATCTATGGCGATCTGGGCCTGTTCTGA
- a CDS encoding DciA family protein translates to MSRPDKPKKLGQALAGALPGGVAARLPGPGLLAAWRAAVGPLVASRGRPVRLDPDGALVVAVRGAAFRQELALAAPGLVAALAGLGVRSLKLIKARAAPPPPPPEPEPPPLSAGELAELEAMVAGVRDEKVRQALLAAMSAQFRTGPDRHR, encoded by the coding sequence ATGAGCCGGCCCGACAAACCAAAAAAGCTAGGCCAGGCCCTGGCCGGCGCGCTGCCCGGCGGGGTGGCGGCGCGTCTGCCCGGCCCTGGGCTGCTGGCGGCCTGGCGCGCGGCGGTGGGGCCGTTGGTGGCCTCGCGCGGGCGGCCGGTGCGCCTGGACCCGGATGGCGCGCTGGTGGTGGCCGTGCGCGGCGCGGCCTTCCGGCAGGAGCTGGCCCTGGCCGCGCCGGGCCTGGTGGCGGCGCTGGCCGGGCTGGGCGTGCGTTCGTTGAAGCTGATCAAGGCGCGGGCGGCCCCGCCCCCGCCGCCGCCCGAACCCGAGCCGCCGCCGCTGAGCGCGGGCGAACTGGCCGAGCTGGAGGCCATGGTGGCCGGCGTGCGCGACGAAAAGGTGCGCCAAGCCCTGTTGGCGGCCATGAGCGCACAGTTCAGAACAGGCCCAGATCGCCATAGATAG
- a CDS encoding AIR synthase-related protein: MASRLEIGLRPQLPDPAGAGLRARARAYLRLPVEEARVLRVLTFDTALDENQLDFVRQEVFTNPVTELSSFAPLAGQIMPAFDWALWVGLKPGVRDNEGATAIEGMADALGREFGPDEAVYASRLHLLRAPRLTRAGAEALCAELLANPIIQRWRVIGAAEWDSQNGVGLIIPRVELGRRPVVERIEARSDAELMELSDRRGLFLNPADLPAIRAYFDDPRVRAERAAVGLAGPTDVELEYISQARSDHCNHNTFTGRYAYRDLATGQSVEVDNLFKSCIKTPTEQLAAQKAWVVSVLWDNAGVARLDEQYNYAVTGETHNSPSNMEAYGGAITGIVGVYRDPLGTGLGSKLAAGMWGFCVGPRDYDGDLRPLLHPRRLLDGLIDGVRDGGNKSGIPTALGTLIFDERYLGKCLVFVGAVGVMPREVAGRPSHLKAAGDGDLVIMCGGRVGADGIHGVTASSAGFSDNTPAGHVQIGDPYTQKKMHDFLLEARDEGLINFITDNGGGGLSSSIGESARSSRGAEVDLAKAPLKYQGLDPWQIWVSESQERMTVAVAPDNLPRFMSLSAKHGVESTVLGRYAATGKLKLTYGSEVCCYVDVDFLESGFPQWRFEAQWTPPALRGLVEPVLAAPIEADKLILELLASPNLCSRQWINRQFDHEVQGSSVIKPFVGPAQDVPSEAAVLLPRLDGRAGLAMAQVFLTEYGDIDTYDMVAAEIDEGLRRVTAVGGDPAQTGGMDNFCWPSIQYDPKNNPDGRYKAAQLVRACWALRDCCLTAGIPLLSGKDSMYVDGTIADRRGLRRRVSGPPTMMFTATAPVHDLAWCQTLEPKVAGDIVYVLGRTKDELGGGALYNHLGQVGLQAPKSDLAATKALCLAVHQGLKEGLLAAVCLPSRGGLALAWARMALAGGLGLELDLDALDAPDDLGLLGRLFSESTGRLVVCVDPAKAAAFEALLADFSARAVGRVTKGKSLVITSGGQAVASLAIGKMRRQFTRRFGALV; the protein is encoded by the coding sequence ATGGCAAGCCGTCTTGAAATAGGGCTGCGGCCCCAGTTGCCGGACCCGGCGGGCGCGGGGCTGCGCGCGCGGGCGCGGGCGTATCTGCGTTTGCCGGTGGAGGAGGCCAGGGTCTTGCGGGTGTTGACCTTCGACACCGCCCTGGATGAAAACCAACTGGACTTCGTCCGCCAAGAGGTTTTCACCAACCCCGTCACCGAGCTCAGCTCCTTCGCGCCGCTGGCCGGCCAGATCATGCCCGCTTTCGACTGGGCTTTGTGGGTGGGGCTGAAGCCTGGGGTGCGCGACAATGAAGGCGCCACGGCCATCGAGGGCATGGCCGACGCCCTGGGTCGGGAATTTGGGCCGGACGAGGCGGTCTACGCCAGCCGGCTGCACCTGCTGCGCGCGCCGCGCTTGACGCGGGCCGGGGCCGAGGCGTTATGCGCCGAGCTGTTGGCCAACCCGATCATCCAGCGTTGGCGGGTGATTGGCGCGGCGGAGTGGGATAGCCAAAACGGCGTGGGGCTGATCATCCCTCGGGTGGAGTTGGGCCGCCGGCCGGTGGTCGAGCGCATCGAGGCGCGCTCCGACGCCGAGCTGATGGAGCTGTCGGATCGGCGTGGGTTGTTTTTGAATCCGGCCGATCTGCCGGCCATCCGCGCCTATTTCGACGACCCACGCGTGCGGGCCGAGCGGGCGGCGGTGGGCCTGGCCGGCCCCACCGACGTGGAGCTGGAATACATCAGCCAGGCCCGCAGCGACCATTGCAACCACAACACCTTCACCGGCCGCTACGCCTACCGCGACCTGGCCACGGGCCAAAGCGTCGAGGTGGACAATCTTTTCAAGTCGTGCATCAAGACGCCCACCGAGCAACTGGCCGCGCAAAAAGCGTGGGTGGTCAGCGTCCTGTGGGACAACGCTGGCGTGGCCCGGCTCGACGAGCAATACAACTACGCCGTCACCGGCGAGACCCACAACAGCCCCAGCAACATGGAGGCCTACGGCGGAGCGATCACGGGCATTGTCGGCGTCTACCGCGATCCGCTGGGCACGGGCCTGGGCTCCAAGCTGGCCGCTGGCATGTGGGGCTTTTGCGTGGGGCCCAGGGATTACGACGGCGATCTGCGGCCGTTGTTGCACCCCCGGCGGCTGCTGGATGGGCTGATCGACGGCGTGCGCGACGGCGGCAACAAGAGCGGCATACCCACCGCTCTGGGCACGCTGATCTTTGACGAGCGCTATCTGGGCAAGTGCCTGGTTTTCGTGGGCGCGGTGGGCGTGATGCCCAGGGAGGTCGCCGGCCGGCCCAGCCATTTGAAGGCCGCCGGTGACGGCGATCTGGTGATCATGTGCGGCGGCCGGGTCGGGGCCGACGGCATTCACGGCGTGACCGCCTCCAGCGCCGGTTTTTCCGACAACACTCCGGCCGGTCACGTGCAGATCGGCGACCCCTACACCCAAAAGAAAATGCACGACTTTTTGTTGGAGGCCCGTGACGAGGGGCTGATAAATTTCATCACCGACAACGGCGGCGGCGGCCTTTCCAGCAGCATCGGCGAGAGCGCCCGCTCCAGCCGAGGGGCCGAGGTCGACCTGGCCAAGGCCCCGCTGAAATATCAAGGGCTCGACCCCTGGCAGATTTGGGTCAGCGAAAGCCAAGAGCGCATGACCGTGGCCGTGGCCCCGGACAACCTGCCAAGATTCATGAGCTTATCGGCCAAGCACGGCGTGGAGTCGACGGTGCTGGGCCGCTACGCCGCCACGGGCAAGCTGAAGTTGACCTATGGGTCGGAAGTCTGCTGCTACGTGGACGTGGATTTTCTGGAGAGCGGCTTTCCGCAATGGCGCTTCGAGGCCCAGTGGACGCCGCCGGCCCTGCGCGGCCTGGTCGAGCCGGTGCTGGCCGCGCCCATCGAGGCCGACAAGCTGATCCTCGAACTGCTGGCCAGCCCCAACCTGTGCTCGCGCCAGTGGATCAACCGCCAGTTCGACCACGAGGTGCAGGGCTCCAGCGTGATCAAGCCCTTTGTCGGCCCGGCCCAGGACGTGCCCAGCGAGGCGGCGGTGTTGCTGCCCCGCCTGGACGGTCGGGCCGGTTTGGCCATGGCTCAGGTATTTTTGACCGAATACGGCGATATCGACACCTACGACATGGTCGCCGCCGAGATCGACGAGGGCCTGCGCCGGGTCACGGCCGTGGGCGGCGATCCGGCCCAGACCGGCGGCATGGACAACTTCTGCTGGCCGTCGATCCAATACGATCCCAAAAACAACCCCGACGGCCGCTACAAGGCCGCCCAGTTGGTGCGGGCCTGCTGGGCGCTGCGCGATTGTTGCCTGACGGCCGGCATTCCGCTACTTTCGGGCAAAGACTCCATGTACGTGGACGGCACCATCGCCGATCGACGGGGCCTGCGCCGCCGCGTCTCGGGCCCGCCGACGATGATGTTCACCGCCACCGCGCCGGTGCATGACTTGGCCTGGTGCCAGACCCTGGAGCCCAAGGTCGCCGGCGACATTGTTTATGTTCTGGGCCGCACCAAAGACGAACTGGGCGGCGGCGCGCTATACAATCACCTGGGCCAGGTGGGCCTGCAAGCGCCCAAGAGCGACCTGGCGGCCACCAAGGCCCTGTGCCTGGCCGTGCACCAGGGGTTGAAAGAGGGCCTGCTGGCCGCGGTCTGCCTGCCCTCGCGGGGCGGCCTGGCCCTGGCCTGGGCCCGCATGGCCCTGGCCGGCGGCCTGGGCCTGGAGCTGGACCTGGACGCCCTGGACGCGCCGGATGATCTGGGTTTGCTCGGCCGGTTGTTCAGCGAATCCACCGGCCGCTTGGTGGTCTGCGTCGATCCGGCCAAGGCGGCGGCCTTCGAGGCGCTCTTGGCGGACTTCAGCGCGCGGGCCGTGGGCCGGGTGACCAAGGGCAAGAGCCTGGTCATCACCAGTGGCGGCCAGGCAGTGGCCTCGCTGGCCATCGGCAAGATGCGCCGCCAGTTCACGCGGCGGTTTGGAGCGTTGGTATGA
- a CDS encoding phosphoribosylformylglycinamidine synthase subunit PurQ, which translates to MSVRALVLSGYGVNCDWETAHVLALAGAQVRRAHISDLTGAPGLAPCQTLDDQHIVVFAGGFAWGDDHGAGVLLANRLRNHLGEQMRRFLARGGLVLGICNGFQALVNFGLLPMLDGRWRRDAALAANDCGNFQDRWVELIFDPASPCVFTRGLERLEVPIRHGEGKFICGPETMAAIQAQGLAVTRYGDGQGRPAGGKWPANPNGAMDDIAGICDPSGRVFGLMPHPEAHYRLSQHPTWTAIRERARRQGRELDPMAEGPGMAIFHNAVAAAKASL; encoded by the coding sequence ATGAGCGTGCGGGCGCTGGTTCTGAGCGGCTATGGCGTCAACTGCGACTGGGAGACGGCCCACGTCCTGGCCCTGGCCGGGGCCCAGGTCAGGCGGGCCCACATCAGCGACCTGACCGGCGCGCCAGGCCTGGCCCCCTGCCAGACCTTGGACGATCAGCACATCGTCGTGTTCGCCGGCGGTTTCGCCTGGGGCGACGATCACGGGGCCGGGGTGCTTTTGGCCAACCGCCTGCGCAACCATCTGGGCGAGCAGATGCGCCGTTTTCTGGCGCGGGGCGGCCTGGTGCTGGGCATCTGCAACGGCTTCCAGGCCCTGGTCAACTTTGGCCTGCTGCCCATGCTGGATGGCCGGTGGCGGCGCGACGCGGCGCTGGCGGCCAATGATTGCGGCAATTTTCAAGATCGTTGGGTCGAGCTGATCTTCGACCCGGCCAGCCCCTGTGTTTTCACCAGGGGCCTGGAGCGCCTGGAGGTTCCCATCCGCCACGGCGAGGGCAAGTTCATCTGCGGCCCCGAGACCATGGCCGCCATCCAGGCCCAGGGCCTGGCCGTGACGCGCTACGGCGACGGTCAGGGCCGACCGGCCGGCGGCAAGTGGCCGGCCAACCCCAACGGGGCCATGGACGACATCGCCGGCATCTGCGACCCCAGCGGCCGGGTCTTTGGCCTGATGCCCCACCCCGAGGCCCACTATCGCCTCAGCCAGCATCCCACCTGGACGGCCATCCGCGAGCGGGCCCGCCGCCAGGGCCGGGAGCTCGACCCCATGGCCGAGGGCCCGGGCATGGCCATCTTTCACAACGCCGTGGCCGCGGCCAAGGCGAGCCTCTAG
- a CDS encoding 3'-5' exoribonuclease YhaM family protein, with product MSDQPAINQMSDGQIVRGSYLLLRKQIATSRGGKAYGALRLGDRGGEMEAKLWERAEELLAEPRVGMVVAISGRVEAFQGRPQLVLASIAVDPLASPADFLPASPVPLAELWAAVDAARAKVKNKHLRRLLKTFFDEPAFRRVFELAPAAKAAHHAYAAGLLEHTAGVAGLAVAVAGRYPHLDAGLLICGALLHDVGKTRELSLGPPIDYTDEGRLEGHIAIGARLLDERLAKLPDFPAPAAAMIRHMILSHHGDYQFGSPRRPKTAEALALHMIDDLDAKMAMLRAAAAEEPETGHWSRYHRLLERVVYAGPPVWDQPDQPVKTEAKAVDSAVMPGLFDMGEQS from the coding sequence ATGAGCGACCAGCCGGCCATCAACCAGATGAGCGACGGCCAGATCGTGCGCGGCTCGTATCTGCTGCTGCGCAAGCAGATCGCCACCTCGCGGGGGGGCAAGGCCTACGGCGCGCTGCGCCTGGGCGACCGGGGCGGCGAGATGGAGGCCAAGCTGTGGGAGCGGGCCGAGGAGCTGCTGGCCGAGCCGCGCGTGGGCATGGTCGTGGCCATCAGCGGCCGGGTGGAGGCCTTTCAGGGCCGGCCGCAACTGGTGCTGGCCAGCATCGCCGTGGACCCCTTGGCCTCGCCGGCCGACTTTCTGCCGGCCAGCCCCGTGCCCCTGGCCGAGCTGTGGGCCGCCGTGGACGCGGCCCGGGCCAAGGTCAAAAACAAGCACCTGCGCCGCCTGCTCAAGACCTTTTTCGACGAGCCGGCCTTTCGCCGCGTCTTCGAGCTGGCCCCGGCGGCCAAGGCCGCCCATCACGCCTACGCCGCCGGCCTGCTGGAGCACACCGCCGGCGTGGCCGGCCTGGCCGTGGCCGTGGCCGGGCGCTACCCGCACCTGGACGCGGGGCTGTTGATCTGCGGGGCCCTGCTGCACGACGTGGGCAAGACCCGCGAACTGAGCCTGGGCCCGCCCATCGACTACACCGACGAGGGCCGCTTGGAGGGCCACATCGCCATCGGCGCGCGCCTGCTCGACGAGCGCCTGGCCAAGCTGCCCGACTTTCCAGCCCCCGCCGCCGCCATGATCCGCCACATGATTCTCAGCCACCACGGAGATTATCAGTTTGGCAGCCCCCGCCGGCCCAAGACCGCCGAGGCCCTGGCCCTGCACATGATCGACGATCTGGACGCCAAAATGGCCATGCTGCGCGCCGCCGCCGCCGAGGAGCCGGAGACCGGCCACTGGAGCCGTTATCATCGCCTGCTCGAACGGGTGGTCTACGCCGGCCCGCCAGTCTGGGATCAACCCGACCAGCCGGTCAAAACGGAGGCGAAGGCCGTCGACAGTGCGGTCATGCCTGGGCTTTTCGATATGGGCGAGCAATCATGA
- the tmk gene encoding dTMP kinase, which translates to MSAKPAKTPRAPFITLEGGEGCGKSTQASMLGRRIRGLGLKVVLTREPGGASLGQTIRELLLGPGQEPVDPVTELLLFLADRSHHVRAKIEPALLRGEVVVCDRFADSSEVYQGLARGLGLERVRRLNQWVCGQCWPDLTLLLDLNPGLGLARAAQRQGELGQGPSPMEKEKLEFHERLREGFLAQAQAEPGRIKPVDAARPAEEVAEAIWAHVEPLLREWRRCGL; encoded by the coding sequence ATGAGCGCCAAGCCGGCCAAAACGCCGCGCGCGCCGTTCATCACCCTGGAGGGCGGCGAGGGCTGCGGCAAATCGACCCAGGCCAGCATGTTGGGCCGGCGGATCCGTGGCCTGGGCCTGAAAGTCGTGCTGACCCGCGAACCCGGCGGGGCCAGCCTGGGCCAGACCATCCGCGAGCTGCTCTTGGGCCCCGGCCAAGAACCGGTGGACCCGGTCACCGAACTGCTGTTGTTTTTGGCCGACCGCAGCCATCACGTGCGGGCCAAGATCGAACCGGCCCTTTTGCGCGGCGAGGTGGTCGTCTGTGACCGCTTCGCCGACTCCAGCGAGGTCTATCAGGGCCTGGCCAGGGGCCTGGGCCTGGAGCGCGTGCGCCGACTCAACCAGTGGGTCTGCGGCCAATGCTGGCCCGATCTGACCTTGCTGTTGGACTTGAACCCCGGCCTGGGCCTGGCCCGGGCCGCCCAGCGCCAGGGCGAGCTGGGCCAGGGACCAAGCCCCATGGAAAAAGAAAAGCTGGAGTTTCACGAACGCCTGCGCGAGGGTTTTCTGGCCCAGGCCCAGGCCGAGCCGGGGCGGATCAAGCCCGTCGACGCCGCGCGGCCGGCCGAGGAAGTGGCCGAGGCCATCTGGGCCCATGTCGAGCCGCTGTTGCGGGAGTGGCGACGCTGTGGCCTTTGA
- a CDS encoding DNA polymerase III subunit, with protein sequence MAFEGLLGQARVTAQLTAEMAAGKLAHAYLFCGPEGVGRATAALELFLALNCQGAADGGGLFGGAAQEDRPHPCRHCPACQRAQAWRHEELLLLQPPGEAASSQIKVEDVREAMAAMRFAPLGGATRMLLIRQAQQMNATAANALLKTLEEPPPRNIIVLTVGDPRELLPTIVSRCRKVNFAPLTEETIRQALLARGLDQAQASLRAAMGGGSLGRALCLDHEEQQRLLGRLRQALARPADALDDWALAEELVGQFRGAERIDRQGLADALDLLALDLRDQAVGALGKPELRLLPGPAAAPAATPPALVAAFGRLRQAQQEILANASPELAVTVMLQEMRALAAGRAFD encoded by the coding sequence GTGGCCTTTGAGGGCCTGTTGGGCCAGGCGCGGGTCACGGCCCAATTGACGGCCGAGATGGCCGCCGGCAAGCTGGCCCACGCCTATCTTTTCTGCGGGCCCGAGGGCGTGGGGCGAGCCACGGCGGCGCTGGAGCTTTTTTTGGCCCTGAACTGCCAGGGCGCGGCCGATGGCGGCGGGCTCTTTGGCGGCGCGGCCCAGGAGGATAGGCCCCACCCGTGCCGACATTGCCCCGCCTGCCAGCGGGCGCAGGCCTGGCGGCACGAGGAGCTTTTGCTCTTGCAGCCGCCGGGTGAGGCCGCCTCCAGCCAGATCAAGGTCGAGGACGTGCGCGAGGCCATGGCCGCCATGCGCTTCGCGCCGCTGGGCGGGGCCACGCGCATGCTGCTGATCCGTCAGGCCCAGCAGATGAACGCCACCGCGGCCAATGCTCTGCTCAAGACGCTGGAAGAGCCGCCGCCGCGCAACATCATCGTTTTGACCGTGGGCGACCCCCGCGAGCTGTTGCCCACCATCGTCAGCCGCTGCCGCAAGGTCAACTTCGCTCCGCTGACCGAGGAGACCATCCGCCAGGCCCTGTTGGCGCGGGGCCTGGACCAGGCCCAGGCCAGCCTGCGCGCGGCCATGGGCGGCGGTTCGCTGGGCCGGGCGCTATGTTTGGATCACGAAGAACAACAACGCCTGCTGGGCCGCCTGCGCCAGGCCTTGGCGCGACCCGCCGACGCCCTGGACGACTGGGCCCTGGCCGAGGAGCTGGTCGGCCAGTTTCGCGGGGCCGAGCGCATCGACCGCCAGGGCCTGGCCGACGCTTTGGATTTGCTGGCCCTGGACCTGCGCGACCAGGCCGTGGGCGCGCTGGGCAAGCCGGAGCTGCGCCTGTTGCCCGGCCCGGCCGCCGCGCCGGCCGCCACGCCTCCGGCCCTGGTGGCTGCCTTTGGCCGCCTGCGCCAAGCCCAGCAGGAGATCCTGGCCAACGCCAGCCCGGAGCTGGCCGTCACAGTGATGCTCCAGGAAATGCGAGCCCTGGCGGCCGGCCGCGCTTTTGACTAA
- the ricT gene encoding PSP1 domain-containing protein, which translates to MGKVVGVRFHPGAKIYDFDSGHYVLAVGDKVVVETELGLVLGEVARGPRVWPEQMQSADHPPLKKVHRLANEEDLAQLEQNRALEKEGMAFCRERISSQKLAMNLCKVECLFDRSKIIFYFTAETRQDFRELVRELVAKFRTRVEMRQIGVRHEAKLLGGLGGCGRELCCATFLGEFEPVSVKMAKEQNLSLNPTKISGLCGRLMCCLTYEYETYRYLRKGMPKLGKKIILADGREAKVVRQSVLERKLTVLTADGDEITMSPEELAGQLAKAQESIEGGDAPAGQTAHDEPDEHDAPEDEPEPEALADEAPADETPGDETPADEAPRGEADDVAPARTDGQNRQRRQRPRRRGDGRANGKAPQRPTANGEPNAQQPNGEGAAKRPPRPRRRRKPAKPDDQG; encoded by the coding sequence ATGGGTAAGGTCGTGGGCGTCCGTTTCCATCCGGGCGCCAAGATATACGATTTCGACTCGGGCCACTACGTGTTGGCCGTGGGCGACAAGGTGGTGGTGGAGACCGAGCTGGGCCTGGTGCTGGGCGAGGTGGCCCGAGGGCCCCGCGTCTGGCCCGAGCAGATGCAGTCGGCCGATCATCCGCCGCTGAAAAAGGTCCACCGCCTGGCCAACGAGGAAGATCTGGCCCAACTGGAGCAAAACCGCGCCCTCGAAAAAGAGGGCATGGCCTTTTGCCGCGAACGCATCTCTTCGCAAAAGCTGGCCATGAATCTGTGCAAGGTCGAGTGCCTGTTCGATCGCTCCAAGATCATCTTTTACTTCACCGCCGAGACCAGGCAGGATTTCCGCGAGCTGGTGCGTGAACTGGTGGCCAAGTTCCGCACCCGCGTGGAGATGCGCCAGATCGGCGTGCGCCACGAGGCCAAGCTCCTGGGCGGCCTGGGCGGTTGCGGCCGCGAGCTGTGCTGCGCCACGTTTTTGGGCGAGTTCGAGCCGGTCAGCGTCAAGATGGCCAAGGAGCAGAACCTCTCGCTCAACCCCACCAAGATCAGTGGCCTGTGCGGCCGCCTGATGTGCTGCCTGACCTACGAGTACGAAACCTATCGCTATCTGCGCAAGGGCATGCCCAAGCTGGGCAAGAAGATCATTCTGGCCGACGGCCGCGAGGCCAAGGTCGTGCGCCAGAGCGTCCTGGAGCGCAAGCTCACCGTGCTCACCGCCGATGGCGACGAGATCACCATGAGCCCCGAGGAGCTGGCCGGCCAGTTGGCCAAGGCCCAGGAGTCCATCGAAGGCGGCGACGCGCCGGCCGGCCAAACCGCGCACGATGAACCCGACGAGCACGACGCGCCGGAGGACGAACCCGAGCCGGAAGCGTTGGCCGATGAGGCCCCGGCCGACGAGACCCCAGGCGACGAGACCCCGGCCGACGAGGCCCCGCGGGGCGAGGCCGACGACGTCGCGCCGGCCAGAACCGATGGCCAAAACCGCCAGCGTCGCCAACGCCCCCGTCGTCGCGGCGACGGCCGCGCCAACGGCAAGGCCCCCCAACGCCCCACGGCCAACGGCGAACCGAACGCCCAACAACCAAACGGCGAGGGCGCGGCCAAACGCCCGCCGCGGCCCCGCCGCCGGCGCAAACCCGCCAAACCCGACGATCAAGGCTGA